The DNA segment gttgatttttcttcaaattttctctatttttgggTCCCACTTACATCTTCTCGTTTGCTCTTTACAGTGTGTAAATCTTGTTCACTTGCTTGCTCCGAATGCCCAATATGTCGCACCAATATTACAGATAGACTTTTTGCTTTTACACCTTAACCCTTTTAATAGAGGTCTtgcaattatattataatattttaatcaaCCTATAAGCTGTTGTTTAGTAACAAAATTTAATGTTTTCGCTTGtctgttttaaatttttgcagGGACTTGTTTCATTGAGTGAATATATTCCATGCAACTACGGATGCAattcttttattagttttcctGTATGTAAAACCATTTTAAAGGTATATCAAATTCTCATTTCCTTTACTCTGCCCCAAGAGAACTGTAAAATAGGGGGAGACGGGTGCGGGGGAAGAATGTAAAAAGGGAACAGTGTAAACTGCACTGCTGAAGTACATATTATGCGCAATGTATGCTTCTTTTCTGTAATACATCAGAAATTTTTTGGCCATCCTCTCTAGTCTATATATCGTGTTAATCAAAACTTGAATTGCTTAGTTTAGTTTAGCCAATTAACTTTTACTAATAATGAATCGTGGAGATTCTTTATTTTGCCGAATGATCTCATAATTACTACTCCAAGAAACATAATCTGTTCAATATTGTGAGCTTCTTTTGACTGTCTTGAAAGGTGTTACACCTATTTCAATCCTAGTTCCTATGTTGAATTATTGACGGCTGCAATATACGTGGGAAAGGTCCTACTTGAAAGGTATCAACCGAGAGTTGAACAGTATAGATGTTTCGCATCATTAAATTCGGAAAATTTCAAATATGATGTTCGATTGAACTATGCTTTACGTTGAAAGTTGAATGAATTGATATTAGTTTGAAAATTGATGCCATGTCCACCCGGCCATTGATGAGGATTGTTATATGCAACATATATTacttttaaatatataactaaaataataaaaataaggtcTTTTTTATACCATAAAAAGGTACAAGATAAATGTATAAAACAAATTGTACAAACATCATTCATCATTCAAGATTACCAGGACTCTGGCCTTCTTACAAGAAAAGTATAACATAGAACATTTTTGTGGTACCGGCACctttttggtttgatttgttCGTGTGTACAATTGAATAGTACAGATTCAACACTTGAGTACCCACCGTAAGGGTAAACGATTTTACAATTTGCATGTGAGACTGTCAATAAGACTTCTCAATCATATTCCAGATCGTGTCCGTCCTCTTCTCATTTCAAAACTTcaatttaagattttaaaacaGACTTGAAATGTCTCAacgttttaaatttgaataaaagtcTAACAGGTATCCCAAATCCTTTTgttttatgatttaaataccCTAAAGTTCATTCCTTTCAATCCTATTCTTCTGTCTCTTTCTTCTTCCACCTCTTTCTCTCACAAGAATATTCCGTGTATGAACACAAATAAGAGTCAACTTTATAAGTTGATAAGTCTTCTTTCACCTCTTTCTCTCACAAGAGTATTGCGTGAGTGAATACAAAGAAGAGtcaattttataaattgatCAAGAAGCGTTAGAAAAAGtaggaatttttttattttacatgtCTTGTCATTATTATgccaaatttttattatctatgtTTACTATACATAGCTTTATCTTTTCATCCTTGATACTTGTTTTATAACATTAATCCTTTTTTCTTCACGCATATACTTAATTTATCATCCAAATTTCTATCAcatataaatttatcattatataaggtttttaattagaaatacatgcataattttatgattttgttgattgatacTATTTCTATAATGGTTATCATTATATTACAAACTATGTAAGTCAAGAGTATCTATATTTTGTGAACTCTATACGGATTATTTAATTTGCACCAtcattgttatatttttgtaaagagCAATATTAGGAACCAAAAGGATATTAGCAAATAGCCCAGCCAAATATTTTTAGGCAAATCTAAAAtctctacgagttaatatatatagatgtttcttctgctaagtatcagaatatttctttttcatactaaatgaatgttcttttatatatttttcgattttttttattacaaatataaatgtctctatttctttaataatttcatatttttttaaaattttatagatatttaattatttttgctaaaatataactagatatttcttttgttaagtattaggatgtttttttcatattaaatgaatgtttttttataattctgtAATTGTGTAGTTTGCAATCTCTTTAATCATCAAAACAGCACCTAGAGCAACATCTGCAACAAACCCCTAATTACAAAACATGTGTgttaaatacaaaatagaaaCTCCATCATCCACCATCTTTCTCACTAGCATCATAGCACCATCCACCTTTGAATCCCTTCACTTCCCTCCCCACCTTGCTTACCACCCCAACGATCTCGTGCCCCGGAACAACCGGGTACCTAGTGATTCCCCATTCATTTTTGACGTAGTGAATGTCCGTTTGGCAAATCACACAGTACAAGATCTCTATGCTCACGTCATTAACACCGTTCTCTCTGCACAACAAACTAACTAAGCTACAAATCCAAATACATTCAAAGTATGTATTAAATATGTATATACCTTCTTTTGAAAGTGTAGGGGGTTATGTTGCCAGAAGAATCATGAGCAGCCCATTCAGAAACTGTTTGTGTGTGATTGGGTGTGGTCTCAGCCATGATCCAAGAATGAATTCCTGATCTAATTGTTTCTActttctactgatgatgtgaGCAGCAT comes from the Arachis duranensis cultivar V14167 chromosome 7, aradu.V14167.gnm2.J7QH, whole genome shotgun sequence genome and includes:
- the LOC110274139 gene encoding probable cinnamyl alcohol dehydrogenase 6 gives rise to the protein MAETTPNHTQTVSEWAAHDSSGNITPYTFKRRENGVNDVSIEILYCVICQTDIHYVKNEWGITRYPVVPGHEIVGVVSKVGREVKGFKGGWCYDASEKDGG